CACAGTGCAATTCTTTACCCATTACAACGTGCACCTATAGTGGCCAATAGTGTGTTCTACGCGAGTCCGGAAACGGTGACCAATCAACGAAAGGTGCGTCATtatttgggaaatttattggCGAACGAATATTCCAAACTTTCCAGCAACTCTCTACCACGTTGAACCTTGTAGGCTAGTGAGGAATTTTCTCGATTGCTCTAGGAAGGGCATGAAGAGCACGATGTCTCTGATAGGCGATTGAAAAACCGATTGTTTCTGGAATAACGCCGTCCTTGGTGTCGAGATACCTAAGCAGGCCAAGGATTTAACAACGTTGCTTTAATCGACACGGAAACGAGTTAGTGTGTGGGGAGAAAATCCGTGTACACAAACACGATGGTGCGTAGAAAAGCGTtgcaaaggggaaaaaattgcACATTGCATCTCATATCAACACATAGCACGATTATTGTACCCAGAATTGATCCCGATGTTGACGTGATCTAGGTTCAATCTGGGCCGTTCGGGCACAAACACGCGTCCATCGCGTCTCACCATTCCCTGTCCCATTTAGCATGCCACCTCCTTATATTACATCTTTGCATATCTCGCATTCTCCGCCAAGAAGTGTTCTCTCCTGATATCCATACGCTTTAGCCTGATTGAAAGTAGCGTGCTGGTCTCCTATGGAAAGATGCGGAACCAGGGGACACAGCAGTGCTCTTTGTCGCGCTCGCACGTGAAGCAATCTTTCTTGGCTGGCATTTTCACCCGTCCCGTACTACTGCTAGAAACAATTTTGCACTCGGTACCAGCCGGAACATGGGCGCagaaagaaacaaagcaaaagtaaaGAGAGGGTGtacggaaatgaaaaaaaatgtattcacGCGTCTCTCAAGCATACTGTGCTGGTGGTGTCGTAAAAACGACTAGAACCGTAACGGTGGTCTTCGTCAGAGGCCTCTTTAATGCTGCTTACGAGCCAGAAGTACGAAGCAATGGAAAGTCATACCGCGAACTCTGGGGTAACCCCAGCGACGAGAATTCTCTTACGTCAGCTGATGTTGAAGTTAATGTTGATGAAGcatacaacaaacaaagcCGTACGCAGAAACTTAATATCTAGAGCCATTTGTACATTTTGGCCGTGAATTATGAGGAGAGATTTTAGGGCAGGAATTTTTAGCGAattctaacaaaaaataaccgGCCGTAAGTGGACTCGGGAGACGTTGTGTTCGATGATTATTTGTTTCTCCCCAAACTGAAGAGAGTGTTTGAAGTCATGATCTCTCTTTGTGTTTGCTCTTGTATCACAGCAGAAACATGTATACTCAGCAAAAGGAAACGCATTATCCGGGAAAACTCATTACTCGATGGAAATTTACTATCAATATGCGCGCACTTGGTTGCACACGGCCTACTCTTTcatgttgttttgctgtgatATTCTTTTATGGTTacgattattgttttatttgcatacttacttacttaatttgtttcattacgTTTGTAGTATTGCTTCGTAATAGCATAATTGGCGTTGAAATGATatcaattcaaacaaaattctaTACTACAATTCAGCTTGTTATTAAATATCTATAAATAAGGAAACACATCATAGTGCGAGCAAAAAGCTATTCAGTATGAGGGAATCCCATGACCACGACCTGATCTGGTCAACCttcgatagcaaaaaaaaatcacctgcATTCGTTAAGAATCGCTACATCGACACGACTGCGTACTTCGTCTAATACCGCCTATTTCGATAGGTTTTCTACATTGTTTTCAGAAATGTTTTCTAAATGTACCTACATTAATCACAAAGAATGTATCTAATAATCAGTAATTAACGTTTTAGGAAGATTTATATTTCGAAGCTTGAAATTGGAAGGTACCTACCAAAAGCAAACAGTCATCAGTGTACAATTAATTTGTGCGGAGTTGTTTGTGTTGTCAGTCACTTTTACAAGAAATTGTTGGTAAGGTAAAGGAAGGTAGGAAATTGTAGTTAGCACAAGGTTTTGCAGGAATTGAAGTCGATGTTTTTGTGACTATTGGAATGGTAATATTGTGCGAAGATGGTGTGAGTACCATCTTGAAGGTGTGCGCCTGTACGTGCAGCCGATTCTAATGGGCGATTTTTAGGCTGATAAGCATTAAACGACCCACGCATTGTAATGCTTCCCGTAATGCCGAAAAACCTTGCGCAGTCCTGTTTATACCCTATTAGACACAAAAGACGACGAATGAGTTAATCTCTACACGCACCCAATTCGCTCATCCTACGGTATCGCTACGTGGAACTTCCTTATCTACGACAGTAATCGTGCCTTGTACGAGGTAGACCTCACTACCTGGTCTAGCAACAGAAGGGCACGTATTGCGAGATGATCGTACCAATTCTCATCGTGCATGATAAGTCCGGTCCAGAACCTTGTGTGTCATAACGGTGCACAGCGGCCCAAACCCAATAGGCCAATCGGTTTCGAACAGATTTGTCATTTTATGTTCCATCTTTCAACAATTTTGTATGATTACATTTTGGAATATAGCGCGCAACTGATctattgtttgcaaatttcaCAGCACAATATGGGTACCTAGTAGATGCTAACGTTTGGCGAGGATGGTAAGGGACAACAAGCTTACACGCCCGCCGCTACGCCATCGTACGTTTTGTTTACTATGCGTGTTCCACTTTCCGGTAGGGGGGGCACATAACCGTTTTGAGCGTTATTCGTCACCGTACGGTTTGTTACTGGCAGGGAAAATAGGTCTCTCTTTCATTGCAGCGCTCGCAGCTCGCGGTAACCATGGCAACGAGAGCCAGCATGCTCATTAATTCCTAAGGTTTACGAGAACATGAACCAGCAGCAGCTACTAAAGGCAGTGCTGCAACCCTTTTGACGGGTGGTGTTTTCTACCGATCAAAGTAGCCCTTATCAGGACGTCAAAATGAAAGGGATATTGGATACAGGAGCTTACAATTTTACAGAgtgtgggtatgtgtgtgtttaccaAGCAACACGTGTCTGTTGAAACGGTGTGGAACGAGCTATTGCTAACCGTatgcgaaattgtttattGAACAATCGAGGGTTCGTTTGTCGGTATATTATTGATTTATGGACGGAAGTATTAAAGCGACGTTTCGCCCGTTTGTTCTACGGATGTTCCTGTGGCCTTACAAGTGGATGGTCTTCCCACTATAATCGATTGCCATGATTAGTGGATGGCAAATTGAGAGCTTGCATAGGTTTTGTCCTTTAGTTTCTTGTTCCAAATTCCAAAacaaagaaggcaaaaaatgTGCTCTCGAACTAAGGTTACCCTGCGATATGGAGCATTAACCTGGAACAACCTTTGGCTTGAAGAGCCTCCACAAGAATCCTACGGCACCCCCAACAGTTATTTAAGTTTCACAGCCTTCAACATTTATACACGAGGGAAAATCATGTTTCAAGAATGAAACTTCTtgcattcttttcatttctgcACCCTCTGTAGACATCATCGTCGCATCGCAAGTTCTTTGTCCAGCATTTAATCTGGTGAGATGCTACTAACGCTGGTGAATCGTTGGACCAAACGGATGCCCCTTTGTGTTTTACCGCGCGCCTTAAGATATTTGCTATTCGTGATTTCTTAGGAgcagcatcaccaccatcataaTCTCTCCCTGTTTCATCTTGTGCTCTTTGTTTGCCACCGTTTTGGTagtacggttttttttatccatccCACCATTCCATGTGCTGTCTTTCTAGAACAGGTTCTTTTGGCCGTACAAGAAATAAAGTTTCAtcttgttttatgttgtttttttttggcaatatATCGAGGCCACCGCAACGTTGCAGGGTGCATTCTTCGTACTAGCATAGCCAAATGTCTGGAAACAGCTGGAAGAAGTTTGCTAGTgatatgaaggaaaaaaagcaatctgAATTAAATTTTCGTTGTGGTTTCTGCACTTTTTTGACCGAAACTGCACACATCGTCGTCGTACCATATCGTTTAATTGGGAGGAAAAGATACAcgaaacccaaaaacccaagaGCTGTACCATTAAATtattagaaatgtttttatttctgtagTACACTTTTTTGAGGAAAGAACAAAGCACTAGAAAGATACACAATAGTGTAACTTTGCTAATTATGTTCATAAAATGTCTAACACGGAGCTAACAGTTTTTACGTTTCCCCTTTTGCTATAATGAGAAATGTCCAACAATGTCCAATTTATGATCGATTAACAGAATGTCGTCATCATGTTCAAGGTTGATAAATTAACCGAACGTGCGAGTTGTGTTCATGATAGAAACATAGAGACATTGGGCAGCAAGACCGTCTGCATCGACTGCAATAGATTGCAACAAACTTGCTCTATCTAATCCAATGGTTTTTGGCGATTTGTGCACAATAACTGATACGGATGTGACAAATTCTCGAATGGCGAAAAATGTGAAATGTATCGGAACCTGATGAATCCCCGACAACAGATTAGCAATTGTAACATCATTGACTCTTGTATACGGTGTGCGATGGTTTGAGCGTGATAATCGTTTTTGAAGCACGATCGGAATGGCAAGATAAGACAGAAATAAGAATAATTGCTAAATAACATGGATTATGTGTACTCTTTCAGTTGCTTCTTGGTTGTAGCACAGCATCAAGCGATCAATATGCACATCCCTCAATATTATCCTTCAGCTATACCTTACATAAACCCCCAACGTCAAAAGGGTCGTGCTCGTGCTACAAAATAGTTGAGTAATTGGGTACAACAGTAGCAGATTGATCACTTGTTTGGGGTTTGTATGAAGCATGTACATTCCAAGAGATCGTATATGTTAAGCATGGAGAGAGATGCATCTTCCTTGCGATGGTGAAGTCAAAGGGAATGGAAGAGACATAACTCCCTTTCGTCCAAATGCGTGATAATTGCAATTGATTAATGAAACGATTTTAAACTGGATTGTGTCAGTCTTCCTGTAGTtgaaagagagagtgagagagagaacgagagagttATGGCTTCGGAATGTTAAAGCTTAATTGTCTAATATGCGATGATGCGATTGCTTGATTTCAATCCTCATCATCAGATCACTTTTGACAGATCAGCACGATCGCGTGAACCGGAAGAAATCATTTGAAGAACACTTTTACTATGCATTGTTTGCCAATTAGTGTACAGTATGGTACGGACATCTGCCAGGTCCCGCCGCAAAAATTCATATTACTATCTTAAGTAGAATCGATACTCTGTGAGAAGAGCATCACGATCGTTTGTCATACTAAAATTCCCACGAAGAAAGTtccaatttaaatattatttcaaatgCGCTGTGGAAGTGTAAAAAACACGTGAGCAAATAGCTACGATTGTAAATCGCTTTTATGGTTGTACTTTTTAAGATAAAGCTATTTCAGTTTTGGAACTCCTACTTATCTTTTCCATAGCTAGAGAGGTGAGTTACTTTTGTGTATACACATTAAAGGGGAGGATGTTTATTTGACTTGTAAAAAGAAGCCATCGTGAAGGGGGCGCAAAGCAAGAGAATATAGTCGCAATATTATCGTCTTCATTAACGATTCTCCAAAGCTGGTCGTGTCAAACCTTGAGCTCCTTTTGTGCCATCACATGTATACGGGTCACCTCGCATTACGAAGCGAATTGAGATCTGCGTCGGCGGAAACAACGAAATGTCGATGGAatgataaacttttttttatattggaGAAGTTagtagtttttgttgtttatataCGTAAAAGTATTACATACAGTTCGTACTATTTATTACTATGTGAATATTTTGCTATGTTTTACGGTACATTTAGACAAAgtagtttaaattaatttttcaaaaatggaAAGAGTCGTTCAATGTTTCGTTAGAAGGTTAATAATATGAAAATAGCTGAAAATATCTCTACCTGCTTCAAAAATCCCTCCCAACTATTCGAATATTTGAACAAAGTAGTAACATGGTACGCATattaagttgatttatttggcCATACGGGTGCCATTCGTGACGGAATTGAAACGTTCATCATGATTGTCTGCTAGAACACCGATAGTACTGAACGAGTGCACGCCACAATgagtttttaatattttcttaatgttTACCCAGACAAACTGATGTTATTGACCGGTAGTTCTTCTCGTAGACATAATGGAAGACAAAAGGAAAGTCTCCCGATTTGTAGTCATTGTCGAATGTTTGCTAAATGTTGGATATAATTTATAAACAATCTAGCAGAAACAAATCGATGATATTGGTTGTGGCGGAACATTTCTTACCGTCGTAAGCCTGTACTtggattgaaaataaataaaactaatcgTTCTATTTCCTGCTTCAGTTTTATTTGTAGGAGCTGTCTCGATCGTCGACCCAATGCTGCCACCGATCGTGTAACGCTTAACGACGACGCCGGATTCCAACGGCGATCACAccaaacacatccacacatcTACTCTTGCACGCACACTAAAGTACCTCAAGACGATTCGGGGAACCAACCCGGGGGGATAGCGGTAGAAGTAAAACTTTCCCGGAGAAAGATTAATTTTAGTTAATTATTATTTGGACAAAAACGACAAAATAGCAAGACAAAATGGCCAAATTCAGCGGGAAAAAGTGTCGCCTGTTGACGGTGATGTCGTTGAcggtgtttttcttctttgtcgAAATCGTCGTCGGCTATCTGACGAACTCGATGGCCCTGGTGGCCGACAGTTTTCACATGCTGGGTGACATAGCGGCGCTTGTGATTTCCTTCCTGTCGATTAAGGTAAGTGTTTGTAACGTGAGTAACCGTAGCCGACGAAGCCGATCTAATCTGCTATgacctttttctctctttgcaGATGTCACCAAAGAAGTGGTCGAAAAACACATTCGGTTGGGCACGAGCGGAAGTGCTCGGAGCGTTGGTGAATGCAGTATTTCTAGTGGCACTTTGCTTCAGTATTACCATCGAGGCGTGCAAAAGGTAAGAGCAGAGCGAGTTCGACCTGTGAATGGACCATTTTGGGACCATTCCGAAACAGGTACCTGTGTAAACattgtttcaatttcactCTACAGATTCATCGAGGTGGAACATATCCACGAACCGGAGCTGCTCATCGCAGTCGGTGTGATCGGCCTGTTGGTGAATCTGCTCGGACTTTGCCTGTTACACAGTGAGTTGAAGTGAAAGCGAAATCAGCTGTGGAGGAACCATGCACAGTACAGAGCGATAAcgcattttcctttcatttccaGAGCATGGTTCAGGACACATTGGACATTCGCACGGCCTGTCGCAGGCAAAACAGATAAGCGGTTCGCATGGCAACCTGGGCAATGCGGACGACAACGAAGACAAATCATTCATGTATCAGCAGGTAAAGCATAATGTTTCCGATGCACAGTTAATCGTTTTATCGATAGTGGGTCGATATGTGCGGCAGTGTAATAGGTTGCGtgttggagggttttttttcgttattttttgtattaacgGTGAACCTTATTTAATGACAGGCAAATGCTCCCctaatacaaaatttaaaccacCGTTGTTAGAGTAGTTAAGTTCCAGTTAGATGTGCACCCGGTACATTGTAGACAGCCAATCAATCACTTTTAACATTCACTTAATCGATAATTTCAACGAATATTGAATCTAGATGGAAGAGAACGAAGCGCTTACATTGTTTGTTGCGTAAAACTACTGCCACAAAGTGTTACATTTCCCTAGAAGTGGTGCAACCTCTTTGATTGATCATACTATCTATACCTAAACAGTTTTCAATAAgtattttttgcttgtttcttttcctctcATAGAATGGTACAACGGCGAAAAAACCTTCCCACCATGGACATTCGCACGATTCCTCACAGATGAACATGCGGGGAGCTTTCCTGCACGTGCTCAGCGATGCACTTGGCAGTGTAGTGGTGATCATCAGTGCATTGGTGAGATtgtgtttggcttttttttgaagaagaaCAATCCTAACACATTGCCCATTCTCTTTTATTGCAGATTGTTAAATTTACCGATTGGAAGTACAAGCTGTATATGGACCCGGCCCTATCGGTTCTTCTTGTGGCGCTCATTCTTAACTCCGTGTGGCCTTTGCTGCGTGAATCAGCGCTGATACTGCTGCAGACCGTTCCGACCCACATACAGGTAGATGCGATTCAGCGTCGTTTGCTGGAGAAGGTGGACGGTGTGCTGGCGGTGCACGAGTTCCACGTGTGGCAGTTGGCCGGTGATCGGATCATCGCATCGGCACACATTCGGTGCCGAAATTTGTCCGAGTACATGAAGATCGCCGAACGGGTGAAAGAGTTCTTCCATAATGAAGGCATCCACTCGACCACGATACAGCCCGAGTTTGTTGAGATTGAGGCACTCAATAGCTATTCAGGTATTGGCTCGGGGAACGAGaagagggagggagggaggaagTAGAGAGAATTGATTTCCATACAGGAGGGTGTAGAATgttcctttttatttattgctgcttttttcgttcgtttgtcgCGTGCAGGTTCGGACGGATTTTCGAACAGCTTGAATGGCAGTGCAACGCAGGACTGCTGCGCCCTAGACTGTCCCACAACGGATGAAAGTAGTTGCATCAAAGCTACATGCTGCCAAAACAACAATAACGTTAAGGTACGTACCGTAAACAAGCTAGAGGGTCAACGTGAAGAACGATTCAATGAATTCCCAGTTGTACCAGTCAAGCGTGACGCGTtgtctttcgttcgtttctgTGACAGTGTCGTTTGGTAGTCAACTAAatcagtttgtgtgtgtttgtggatgggtttttttacGCATTATTCtcatgatttctttttttttctttatttttcttcacgtTTTATCATTTCCTTATGTACACTGCATGGGGTGTCCGATGTGGATcggcttttttcttgttcatttGCATcgaaaaccaccaaaaacatgtcgaaacaaaacaacctacGTGTATCCAATAGCCGGTGGTGGTAATCGATAAGGGCGCGGGCTGCAACAAGGAACCATCCGGCAGTAGAGCCTATGAAGGCGACCAGCCGGAAAGATTGTTAGACGCGGACGCGGGCTTTTCCGGCCGATCGAATGCTACCGATGCTTTGTTACCTGTCTCGGGGCAGAACTGTgacgaggaggaggaagaggaactAGACGATGAAAAGAAGTGAAAACCGGAAGTAGAAAACGGGGGTGGATGAAACAAAATCTACAAAGTGTGTTGTTCAATGTCTGGGAATAACACACGTGAAGACATGTGACGAAAACGAATGCTTAGGAAGACAGAAAGTAGAACGTAACTGGAAGATGTTCTACTCGATCaggaatgaagaagaaaaaggtgcAGTGCTATTTCCTCAACCAAAGGCCACTTACGGGTGTGATGAAGCGTGTGTCGTATGCGTTGAATTGTTTCGCTTGATTGCTTTTGAGAAACGGTATCACTATGAACATTGATCCGCCTTCAACCGGCAGGATCTGGTACTGGTGAtgtgttgaatttattttacgccttacaggaagaaaagaaacaagaatgaaacaaaatccaaAAGCGAGATTGTGCTCAAGTAATTTAGTTGTATTAAACTAGGCTATATTTGTATTTGCATTGTTGCATATATATGGACTTCTAGTTGGATaatgtgaaactttttttaaaactaaattagTTTCCACGATTTGACGGATAAGAGTTTCTACTTTTTATTCTGTTGAAGTACAAGCTCCAACGTGTGATGGTTGAATGAGTTGAAAGTAGCAACAAGCTTCAGGATGTAGCTAATTAGTATTTATGATTGTTCATGAAATTCGTAGTATGACACAAAATTTCCATTTAGTTTACCACGGAACGTGTTCATCGCACGGTAAATTGTGTGAACGCGTGAGCGATGGGGAATACAGAAACGGTATGCGTAACATACAGAAGGTTAGATGGTAGGAATAGGACAATACAATAAAGGATCGATCGAAGGGAGCGTTTCACTTGCTGCTcacataatttgttttacgtgAGAGTGATCGTAGAGTTAAAGTGAATAACAAAAGTTATAAGTTATCTTAAAGATGGCAAATAATAGTATCTGCTGTAGATAAGTACGCATTCTACGTGTGGTAAATGAAAGGCTGGTTCCATGTACGATGATTAACTACCTCGGCAGTACAAACGATGCGTAGTCAAATTGTAGTATTATTTGGtagtgaaataaaagaaaaacatattctCAGActtaatttacaaacaaagaaaagatcCGCTAAACGATTACTGATAAAGATCTTCAAAAAAGTTTACAAGGGATGGTATTAACGAGGGTTTACGCTTCCGAACATGGAAATAGCCAATTTGTAACATTAATGTGTTAATGGCGGGTTATTAGGGAAAAGTGTCCTTGTACACAACCCTGGTAGACAACGACAATGAGCGAGACATGTATAGGTTATGCGTGTATATGGTCTCTGGCGTTCgtgtgtgtcgttttttttttgctgggtcCTGTATTCGAATCTTTTCCCACGCATGCATACTGTACCGTGTCTGTGGTGCGGCTCATTGTCTGGTCGAGTCTGATACTGCCAGTCGGAGTGTGCATTTTGCGCTGTCGCTAGTATTGCACATTTGCTGCAACCTGCAACTATCCCGGCGAAGAAGAGGGAAGCGTTGGAGAACTGGTGGGCAATGCGTTGCAACGCCTGGTAGAATGCTCCAGATCTAACCGACCCATAGAGTAGAGCTGTTGTCTCTCGCCTTCCTGTCTGGAAAGGTCCAGCCACATTCATTCCTGCACCGTTTCCACCGACTCCTCTCCCCGCATCGGCT
The DNA window shown above is from Anopheles funestus chromosome 3RL, idAnoFuneDA-416_04, whole genome shotgun sequence and carries:
- the LOC125772228 gene encoding zinc transporter 1, which codes for MAKFSGKKCRLLTVMSLTVFFFFVEIVVGYLTNSMALVADSFHMLGDIAALVISFLSIKMSPKKWSKNTFGWARAEVLGALVNAVFLVALCFSITIEACKRFIEVEHIHEPELLIAVGVIGLLVNLLGLCLLHKHGSGHIGHSHGLSQAKQISGSHGNLGNADDNEDKSFMYQQNGTTAKKPSHHGHSHDSSQMNMRGAFLHVLSDALGSVVVIISALIVKFTDWKYKLYMDPALSVLLVALILNSVWPLLRESALILLQTVPTHIQVDAIQRRLLEKVDGVLAVHEFHVWQLAGDRIIASAHIRCRNLSEYMKIAERVKEFFHNEGIHSTTIQPEFVEIEALNSYSGSDGFSNSLNGSATQDCCALDCPTTDESSCIKATCCQNNNNVKPVVVIDKGAGCNKEPSGSRAYEGDQPERLLDADAGFSGRSNATDALLPVSGQNCDEEEEEELDDEKK